From one Henriciella marina DSM 19595 genomic stretch:
- a CDS encoding RNA pyrophosphohydrolase — MTSQPDPSLYRPNVGLVLFSASGYIFLGRRINGRGAFQWQMPQGGIDEGESPQDAALRELEEEVGVSGKLVDVLEETTDWLHYDFPAEVRRRMPGAFIGQRQKWFALKFKGSDSDIRLDRHTPEFDAWRWARLSEAPAAIVPFKRPVYQAVAERFRHWAGENHSIETQKGRRE, encoded by the coding sequence GTGACCAGTCAGCCCGATCCAAGTCTTTACCGCCCGAATGTCGGGCTCGTCCTCTTCTCGGCCAGCGGATACATTTTCCTTGGTCGCCGCATAAATGGCCGCGGCGCCTTTCAGTGGCAGATGCCTCAGGGCGGGATCGATGAGGGCGAAAGCCCGCAAGACGCAGCCCTCCGGGAGCTGGAAGAAGAAGTGGGCGTCTCCGGCAAGCTTGTCGATGTGCTGGAAGAGACAACCGATTGGCTCCACTATGATTTTCCTGCCGAAGTGCGCCGGCGCATGCCCGGCGCTTTTATCGGCCAGCGTCAGAAATGGTTTGCGCTGAAATTCAAAGGCTCCGACAGCGATATAAGGCTCGACAGGCACACGCCTGAGTTCGACGCCTGGCGCTGGGCCCGTCTCAGCGAAGCACCCGCTGCCATCGTGCCCTTCAAGCGCCCGGTCTATCAGGCCGTGGCAGAACGCTTTCGCCACTGGGCAGGCGAGAACCACTCCATCGAAACCCAGAAAGGCCGGCGAGAATGA
- a CDS encoding divergent polysaccharide deacetylase family protein: MQQRVTHDPSPLRSGVVHGIMSCCAFALIVAGTGTAIHLWGDDASASPVRQIALFEPEAPTTVSPQLKTRLAAANPPPARPSPQSFTEDAPPPPFVTDEMAASGPDLGVEYTNGTSRIVSVGSSGEASQSAPTVRINGVSVSTGQSWQDTRSAIALPPAPVSAVSEPALGGQLPKIADDGRTPAGVYARPFANPEGRPTVSIILGGLGINRTHTRSAIEELPPEVTLSFAPTTYDLQGWIDRARAAGHEVLLEVPMETYEIAAQRPAPNTLMVAMDDTALEGRLNTVLASATGYFGITNYQGGRFARDDRASSTIARLLSARGLAFVEDGSLSQSAISAAAGPAKLRYRSADTQIDTRPDGGEIQEKLLELETLALENGAAVGAGFAYPVTIDILKAWTEQLSGKGVVLAPASAATHLSPDQPRVTETASADAEPGGQLRREALDTTG, from the coding sequence ATGCAGCAACGGGTGACGCACGACCCTTCTCCGCTTCGCAGCGGTGTCGTGCATGGAATCATGAGTTGCTGCGCCTTTGCGCTCATCGTGGCGGGTACGGGCACAGCGATTCATCTCTGGGGCGACGACGCGTCCGCAAGTCCCGTCCGACAGATCGCCCTCTTCGAGCCTGAAGCGCCGACCACTGTCTCTCCACAGCTCAAGACACGTCTTGCCGCTGCGAACCCGCCGCCAGCCAGACCCTCGCCTCAATCTTTCACTGAAGATGCCCCCCCGCCGCCATTCGTGACGGACGAGATGGCCGCCAGTGGCCCTGATCTCGGGGTCGAGTATACCAATGGGACATCGCGCATCGTCAGCGTCGGCAGCTCGGGCGAGGCGTCTCAATCAGCGCCAACCGTCCGCATCAATGGCGTCAGTGTCTCGACCGGCCAGTCCTGGCAGGACACGCGAAGCGCCATCGCCCTGCCACCGGCCCCCGTCTCTGCCGTCAGCGAACCGGCCCTAGGCGGACAGCTGCCCAAGATCGCCGATGATGGCCGCACGCCCGCTGGCGTCTATGCCCGGCCATTCGCAAATCCGGAAGGCCGCCCGACCGTCTCCATCATCCTCGGTGGCCTGGGTATAAATCGCACGCATACCCGCTCCGCTATCGAAGAACTGCCCCCGGAAGTGACGCTCTCCTTTGCGCCGACGACCTACGACCTTCAGGGCTGGATCGACCGGGCGCGCGCAGCTGGACATGAAGTCCTGCTGGAAGTGCCGATGGAAACCTATGAAATTGCCGCGCAGCGCCCTGCTCCGAACACGCTCATGGTTGCGATGGACGACACCGCGCTGGAGGGCCGCCTCAACACCGTTCTGGCGAGCGCCACCGGTTATTTCGGGATCACCAATTATCAGGGCGGACGGTTCGCCCGCGATGACCGCGCCTCAAGCACCATCGCCCGCCTCCTTTCAGCGCGCGGTCTGGCTTTCGTTGAAGACGGCAGTCTCAGCCAGTCTGCCATCTCGGCCGCAGCGGGTCCTGCAAAGCTCAGATATCGCAGCGCCGACACACAGATCGATACCCGTCCGGATGGTGGCGAAATCCAGGAAAAGCTGCTGGAACTTGAAACCCTCGCGCTTGAAAATGGGGCAGCGGTCGGGGCGGGCTTTGCCTATCCCGTCACCATCGACATCCTGAAAGCCTGGACCGAACAGCTGTCGGGCAAGGGCGTCGTGCTGGCACCCGCGTCTGCCGCGACGCATCTGTCGCCAGACCAGCCACGCGTGACCGAAACTGCGTCTGCAGACGCCGAACCGGGTGGGCAATTGCGCCGCGAGGCATTAGACACGACCGGGTGA